The following are from one region of the Thermomicrobiales bacterium genome:
- a CDS encoding GNAT family N-acetyltransferase, with the protein MSYPQHPAIQIRTLGADEIDEFLQLCLALDAETNLMMLEPGERSGMLDRQRQEISDTLQSDNSTILVAVDHGTLVGYVTASGGAYLRNRHSVDIVAGVLQSYAGKGIGGRLFERLIAWAPEHGVHRMQLTTMVHNAPARRLYARMGFEVEGVRKQSVIVDGEPVDEVAMALILDRPAH; encoded by the coding sequence ATGAGCTACCCACAACACCCTGCGATTCAGATTCGAACACTTGGCGCGGATGAGATCGATGAGTTTCTCCAACTGTGTTTGGCGCTGGATGCCGAGACGAACCTGATGATGCTGGAGCCGGGCGAACGAAGTGGGATGCTTGATCGCCAGCGCCAGGAAATCAGCGACACGTTACAGAGCGATAACTCAACGATTCTCGTCGCGGTCGACCACGGCACGCTCGTTGGCTACGTGACCGCATCCGGCGGCGCATATCTGCGCAATCGACACAGTGTCGATATTGTTGCCGGAGTGCTGCAATCGTATGCAGGCAAGGGGATTGGCGGCCGCCTGTTTGAACGGCTGATCGCCTGGGCACCCGAGCATGGCGTGCACCGAATGCAGCTCACCACGATGGTGCACAACGCGCCGGCCCGGCGACTGTACGCGCGGATGGGGTTCGAGGTTGAAGGTGTTCGGAAGCAGTCAGTGATTGTTGATGGTGAACCGGTCGACGAGGTAGCGATGGCGCTCATCCTCGACCGACCGGCTCACTAG
- the smpB gene encoding SsrA-binding protein SmpB has product MCAKTKAKPKPQAPSGGEKVVTVNRKAFHDFFIEEDMEAGLHLTGTEIKSIRDGRVNLRDAYARVQGGEVWLHGMHISPYQHSGEYFQHDPLRPKKLLLHRKQIDYLQKQTEAAGYTLVPLRLVLRRGRAKLDLGLARGKRDYDKRQSLAERDARRQIEQALRRRD; this is encoded by the coding sequence ATGTGTGCCAAAACGAAAGCAAAACCAAAGCCTCAAGCCCCATCCGGTGGTGAGAAGGTCGTGACGGTCAACCGCAAGGCGTTCCACGACTTCTTCATCGAAGAGGACATGGAAGCTGGACTCCACCTAACCGGAACCGAAATCAAGTCGATCCGGGACGGACGGGTCAATTTGCGCGATGCCTACGCGCGCGTGCAGGGTGGCGAGGTGTGGCTGCATGGTATGCACATCTCGCCCTACCAGCACTCGGGTGAGTATTTTCAGCACGATCCGCTCAGGCCGAAGAAGCTCCTGCTGCATCGTAAGCAGATTGACTACCTGCAGAAGCAAACAGAAGCTGCCGGCTATACGCTGGTACCGCTGCGCCTCGTGCTGCGCCGTGGTCGCGCCAAGCTGGATCTTGGCCTTGCGCGTGGCAAGCGCGACTACGACAAGCGCCAGTCGCTGGCGGAACGCGATGCGCGCCGTCAGATCGAGCAGGCCTTGCGTCGACGCGACTAA
- the aroC gene encoding chorismate synthase yields MGSTYGSAFRVTTWGESHGPALGAVIDGCPAGLEVSEELIQHDLDRRRVGQSRVTSPRNERDKVQILSGVFEGRTTGTPISLITYNKDSDSTKYDIIRDMYRPGHADFTYSMKYGIRDHRGGGRSSARETWGRVASAAIGRVLLKQSGIDVYAHTLRIGDVVARTFNRDEIDQNMVRAADPDAAEAMVAAIDRIKLESDSLGGIVEVRADNVPPGLGEPTAYKLDALLGQAMLSIPATKGVEIGSGFAAVGMRGSQHNDAFVLDENGGVRTRTNNHGGTLGGISSGEQIVVRVAIKPTSSISQDQDTVDEHGNARKILVEGRHDPCVVPRAVPVVEAMMILVLTDLLLLNRMSRAAWEMP; encoded by the coding sequence ATGGGTAGCACCTACGGATCGGCATTCCGCGTCACAACCTGGGGCGAGTCGCACGGACCCGCGCTCGGTGCAGTCATTGATGGCTGCCCAGCCGGTCTGGAAGTCAGCGAGGAGTTGATTCAACATGACCTCGATCGTCGACGTGTCGGGCAGTCTCGCGTCACCTCGCCGCGCAACGAGCGCGACAAAGTCCAGATACTTTCAGGCGTTTTCGAGGGTCGAACGACCGGCACGCCCATCTCGCTGATTACCTACAACAAGGATTCGGACTCGACCAAGTACGACATCATTCGCGACATGTACCGGCCAGGCCACGCCGACTTCACCTACTCGATGAAGTACGGCATCCGCGACCATCGCGGTGGCGGACGGTCGAGCGCCCGTGAGACGTGGGGTCGGGTGGCTTCGGCGGCCATTGGTCGTGTTTTGCTGAAGCAATCAGGCATCGACGTTTATGCGCACACGCTGCGGATTGGTGACGTCGTTGCCAGGACGTTCAATCGCGACGAGATCGATCAGAACATGGTGCGCGCGGCTGATCCTGACGCAGCAGAAGCGATGGTCGCCGCAATCGACCGGATCAAGCTGGAGTCCGATAGTCTCGGCGGCATCGTTGAGGTGCGAGCTGACAATGTGCCGCCGGGTCTCGGCGAGCCGACTGCCTACAAGCTCGATGCGTTGCTGGGGCAGGCGATGCTCAGCATTCCGGCAACCAAGGGCGTTGAGATTGGCTCCGGGTTCGCGGCTGTCGGCATGCGCGGATCTCAACATAACGACGCGTTTGTGCTGGACGAGAACGGCGGCGTGCGCACCCGTACGAACAACCACGGCGGCACGCTGGGCGGGATTTCGTCGGGCGAGCAGATCGTCGTCCGCGTAGCGATCAAGCCGACGTCGTCCATCAGCCAGGATCAGGACACGGTCGACGAGCACGGGAACGCGCGTAAGATCCTCGTCGAGGGCCGCCACGATCCGTGTGTCGTGCCGCGTGCCGTGCCGGTCGTGGAAGCGATGATGATCCTTGTCCTGACCGATCTGCTGCTGCTCAATCGGATGAGCCGTGCGGCGTGGGAGATGCCGTAG
- the aroA gene encoding 3-phosphoshikimate 1-carboxyvinyltransferase, with protein sequence MLTDPLPIPTADRVSGSVSIPGSKSYTNRALPIAALAEGVSVLRGALDSDDTRYMVAALNSLGVRIDADWSSGVLTVHGANGEIPATNAELFLGNSGTSMRFLTAFAALAHGQIRLDGTERMRQRPLAPLIDGLVSINVNVRSTSGDGCPPVELAATGLPGGTIRMRGDLSSQYFSALAMVLPYAREPLEVVVEGDLVSKPYIDMTASTMAAFGVELHNDDYQRLWVEPEQRYTGRDYDIEPDASAASYFFALAAVTGGSITVEHLPPTSAQGDLHFVDVLEAMGCCVERGADAVTVHGPEQLRGVDADMGDISDTVQSLAAIAPFANGPTTIRNIGHIRLKETDRISAIVTELRRVGVPVDEREDGLTIHPAQPQPATIQTYDDHRMAMSFAILGTQIAGTMIADPGCVAKTVPAYWDLLFPLLGAAVR encoded by the coding sequence ATGCTGACCGATCCCCTGCCGATTCCGACTGCCGACCGTGTGTCAGGGTCGGTTTCCATTCCCGGTTCAAAGAGCTACACCAACCGGGCGCTGCCCATCGCTGCGCTGGCCGAAGGTGTGTCCGTTCTGCGCGGCGCGTTGGACTCTGACGACACGCGCTACATGGTCGCCGCGCTGAATAGTCTCGGAGTCAGGATTGATGCAGATTGGTCGTCCGGCGTGCTCACCGTCCACGGGGCAAATGGCGAGATTCCGGCGACGAATGCTGAACTGTTCCTGGGCAACTCGGGAACATCGATGCGCTTCCTGACGGCGTTCGCGGCCCTGGCGCACGGCCAGATCCGGCTGGATGGCACAGAGAGGATGCGCCAGCGTCCGCTCGCTCCCCTGATCGACGGGCTGGTATCGATCAACGTGAATGTCCGGTCTACGTCCGGGGACGGCTGCCCACCTGTGGAGCTCGCTGCGACCGGGCTTCCCGGTGGGACGATCCGCATGCGCGGCGACCTGTCGAGCCAGTACTTCAGCGCGCTCGCGATGGTGCTGCCGTACGCACGTGAGCCACTAGAAGTCGTCGTCGAGGGCGATCTGGTCTCGAAGCCGTACATCGACATGACCGCGTCGACGATGGCGGCCTTCGGCGTCGAATTGCACAATGATGACTACCAGCGCCTTTGGGTCGAGCCAGAGCAGCGCTACACGGGACGCGACTATGACATCGAGCCTGACGCTTCAGCGGCAAGCTACTTCTTTGCGCTAGCTGCCGTCACTGGCGGCTCGATCACAGTCGAGCATCTGCCGCCGACCTCAGCGCAGGGTGACCTCCACTTTGTGGACGTGCTCGAAGCGATGGGCTGCTGCGTTGAGCGAGGTGCTGACGCAGTTACGGTTCACGGTCCAGAGCAGCTGCGCGGCGTCGATGCCGATATGGGCGACATCTCGGATACGGTGCAGTCCCTCGCGGCAATCGCACCGTTCGCCAACGGGCCGACGACCATTCGGAATATCGGCCATATCCGCTTGAAAGAGACCGACCGCATTTCCGCCATCGTCACCGAGCTGCGTCGAGTCGGTGTGCCGGTCGATGAACGTGAGGACGGGCTGACGATCCATCCGGCGCAGCCGCAGCCAGCGACCATCCAGACCTACGACGACCACCGCATGGCGATGAGCTTTGCGATCCTCGGCACCCAGATCGCCGGCACGATGATCGCCGATCCCGGCTGTGTCGCCAAGACCGTACCTGCCTACTGGGATCTGCTCTTCCCGCTGCTGGGCGCCGCGGTCCGCTGA
- a CDS encoding GNAT family N-acetyltransferase: MTSHQLEGVPLLPGSEIAVLTPDAVPQLRVSWHSRFTTAELTELARAQPSLSVWNQRTGEFLVGGRWRNRRDVASVAEIAATSGAIDLIDAFCTVAQQHGIALAVASEQVERRRTAFYVGARFEPIEDIIIYEMSRVRARAPRSGDLRFVPLQIENLVMLEELIRLDNAAFPWLWWNSEDEFREYASAPGVEIQVGYDESRRAVAYVGTTRFRNWGHLDRIAVNPEIQGRGLGRVALDFAVSSLASAGASRVGLSTQSRNVRSRALYESYGFHRSSSHDYRVFGRLLDPELTFRDIVG; the protein is encoded by the coding sequence GTGACGAGTCATCAACTTGAGGGTGTGCCCCTGTTACCGGGCAGCGAGATCGCAGTTCTGACCCCGGACGCGGTGCCGCAGCTCCGTGTGTCCTGGCATTCCCGATTCACAACAGCAGAACTCACCGAGCTCGCCAGGGCGCAGCCAAGCCTCTCGGTCTGGAACCAGCGTACCGGCGAGTTCCTCGTCGGTGGGCGCTGGCGCAATCGCCGCGATGTCGCGTCCGTCGCTGAGATCGCCGCGACATCTGGCGCAATTGACCTGATTGATGCGTTCTGCACCGTAGCGCAGCAGCACGGCATTGCCCTGGCTGTTGCCTCGGAACAGGTCGAACGTCGCCGGACGGCATTCTATGTCGGAGCGCGGTTCGAGCCGATCGAGGACATCATCATTTACGAGATGTCGCGCGTTCGGGCGCGAGCGCCACGGAGTGGCGATCTCAGGTTCGTTCCGCTACAGATCGAGAATCTCGTCATGCTCGAAGAGCTCATTCGCCTGGATAATGCCGCGTTCCCGTGGCTTTGGTGGAACAGTGAGGACGAGTTTCGTGAATACGCATCTGCGCCCGGCGTCGAGATACAGGTTGGATACGATGAATCGCGGCGAGCGGTCGCCTATGTTGGAACAACGCGCTTCCGCAACTGGGGACACCTCGACCGCATCGCGGTCAATCCTGAGATTCAGGGTCGCGGGCTGGGGCGTGTCGCGCTCGATTTCGCCGTATCGTCGCTCGCATCAGCGGGCGCTAGTCGCGTCGGACTGAGCACACAATCGCGTAACGTCCGCAGCCGAGCGCTGTACGAATCGTATGGATTTCACCGGTCGTCGTCGCACGATTATCGTGTCTTCGGTCGACTGCTCGATCCTGAACTGACGTTCAGGGATATTGTGGGGTAG
- a CDS encoding TMEM175 family protein gives MSTSRLEAFSDGVLAIIITIMVLELSVPEKHTFAALWDTTGLGLLSYALSFVYVGIYWNNHHHMFQLTEQISGAALWANLHLLFWLSLIPFSTAWMDEGSFTKTPTVVYGVNLLGAAVAYFILQAAIIRYQGRQSTLRNAVGSDTKGRVSPALYIAGIVVAALFGDSTLGIIVAVGFYVIVAILWLIPDQRIEHVIAARADIGDD, from the coding sequence GTGAGTACCAGCCGTCTGGAAGCGTTCAGCGATGGGGTCCTGGCAATCATCATCACGATCATGGTGTTGGAGTTGAGTGTTCCAGAGAAGCACACGTTCGCCGCACTCTGGGACACGACCGGCTTGGGGCTTCTCTCATACGCGTTGAGTTTCGTCTACGTCGGCATCTATTGGAATAACCATCACCACATGTTCCAGCTCACTGAACAAATCAGCGGGGCAGCGCTCTGGGCGAACTTGCACTTGCTGTTCTGGCTGTCGCTCATCCCATTCTCGACTGCATGGATGGATGAGGGCTCGTTCACGAAGACGCCGACGGTGGTCTACGGCGTCAATCTGCTCGGCGCGGCTGTCGCCTACTTCATCCTGCAGGCGGCGATCATTCGCTATCAGGGACGTCAATCTACGCTCAGGAATGCTGTTGGAAGCGATACCAAGGGCCGGGTGTCACCGGCGCTGTACATTGCGGGGATCGTTGTCGCGGCACTCTTCGGGGACTCAACGCTCGGAATCATCGTCGCTGTTGGTTTCTATGTGATCGTGGCAATTCTCTGGCTGATTCCGGACCAACGAATCGAGCACGTCATCGCCGCTCGGGCAGACATCGGCGACGATTGA
- a CDS encoding sodium:proton antiporter, giving the protein MDLLPVVVIGVIAIVLITTISPKFGIAAPLILVVLGAAVGLLPFIPAIHIEPEWILGGVLPPLLYSAAVNTPTMGFRRDLWTISVFAVLLVIASAVSVGFLLTWLVPDLPLSIGIAVGAVVSPTDAVATGIVRRSGVSTRIINVLDGEALFNDATALVLLRSAIAAVAASVSLWNVATDFLYSLAIAILIGVVVGRLNVSLRSRIPDTASNVAFSLTVPFLAAIPAEHIGASGLVAAVVAGLITGQRRPKRLSSEVRIAESAVWETISHILESGIFLVMGLQLYTLIVDMRATSDQQLTAIEIVARRSSCC; this is encoded by the coding sequence ATGGATCTACTCCCAGTTGTTGTCATCGGGGTCATCGCGATTGTCCTGATCACGACCATATCCCCGAAGTTCGGCATTGCCGCGCCACTCATTCTGGTCGTCCTCGGTGCGGCGGTCGGGCTACTTCCGTTCATCCCCGCTATTCATATTGAGCCAGAATGGATTCTTGGCGGCGTCCTTCCGCCATTGCTGTATTCGGCGGCAGTGAACACACCAACAATGGGGTTCCGTCGCGACCTCTGGACGATCTCGGTGTTCGCCGTCCTGCTGGTCATTGCATCGGCAGTGTCTGTCGGGTTCCTGTTGACCTGGCTCGTGCCGGACCTGCCGTTGTCGATCGGTATCGCAGTCGGTGCAGTGGTGTCGCCGACCGACGCCGTCGCCACTGGGATCGTGCGCCGATCGGGCGTATCAACCCGAATCATCAATGTCCTCGACGGCGAAGCACTGTTTAACGATGCGACCGCGCTCGTGCTCCTGCGCTCTGCAATCGCCGCCGTCGCGGCCTCAGTCTCGCTCTGGAATGTCGCCACCGACTTCCTCTACTCGCTGGCGATCGCAATCCTCATCGGCGTTGTCGTCGGTCGCCTCAACGTCTCACTGCGCTCGCGGATCCCGGACACTGCATCCAACGTTGCCTTCTCGCTAACTGTTCCCTTTCTGGCTGCCATACCGGCCGAGCATATCGGTGCGTCTGGTCTGGTCGCGGCGGTCGTCGCCGGATTGATCACTGGCCAACGTAGACCGAAGCGGCTGTCGTCTGAAGTACGTATCGCCGAATCAGCTGTCTGGGAAACAATTAGTCACATTCTGGAGAGTGGCATTTTCCTGGTCATGGGCCTGCAGCTCTATACGCTGATCGTCGACATGCGTGCGACGTCTGACCAGCAGCTAACCGCGATTGAGATCGTGGCGCGGCGGTCATCCTGTTGCTGA
- a CDS encoding EVE domain-containing protein, with product MSNNTNWIVVGSPDNYAATREHGFTIQGLKSRHRKKAESMQPGDRIAWYITGMKAFAGYATVTSTYFEDHTLIWKSKDPKRDKEDYPWRFNIEPVITLDQDDFLEAEPIARQMAHVAKWPAANWTLAFQGNVHKISDEDFDVIRLALENATASVAS from the coding sequence ATGTCAAACAATACCAACTGGATTGTCGTCGGCTCGCCGGACAACTATGCGGCCACGCGTGAGCACGGCTTTACGATACAGGGATTGAAGAGCCGACATCGCAAGAAGGCTGAATCGATGCAGCCGGGCGATCGGATAGCCTGGTACATTACCGGCATGAAGGCGTTTGCCGGTTATGCGACGGTTACGTCAACCTATTTCGAAGATCATACGCTGATCTGGAAGAGCAAGGATCCGAAGCGCGACAAGGAAGACTACCCTTGGCGGTTCAACATCGAGCCGGTAATCACCCTCGATCAGGACGACTTTCTGGAAGCCGAGCCGATCGCGCGTCAGATGGCGCACGTCGCCAAATGGCCGGCTGCCAACTGGACGCTCGCCTTCCAGGGCAACGTCCACAAGATCAGCGATGAGGATTTCGACGTGATTCGCCTGGCGCTGGAAAACGCAACCGCGTCGGTCGCCAGTTAG
- a CDS encoding MarR family transcriptional regulator: MNDELAEKFMHTMWLARFQRMQFHAEHGHLADTTRGQGRILAVLKLQDGMKTKDLAHILGLHIASLNELISKLIKGGYVTREQSPEDGRVMIIKLTDKGRNEEQAEQPGLADIFDALTAEEQETLGGYLDRVNSALQERLGLDDEDIEKFSAEAGGRRKRPGGRRRGAGRGPGPRDFRGGRDPRGGGFGRFNRGRRKAEGHCEH, encoded by the coding sequence TTGAACGACGAACTAGCAGAAAAATTCATGCACACGATGTGGTTGGCCAGGTTCCAGCGCATGCAGTTCCATGCGGAGCACGGACATCTCGCTGACACCACGCGCGGCCAGGGGCGGATACTCGCCGTCCTGAAGCTGCAAGACGGCATGAAGACGAAGGACCTGGCGCACATTCTCGGACTGCACATCGCGTCCCTGAACGAGCTCATCTCCAAGCTGATCAAGGGTGGCTATGTCACTCGCGAGCAGTCGCCAGAAGATGGCCGGGTCATGATTATCAAGCTCACCGACAAGGGCCGCAACGAGGAGCAGGCGGAACAACCCGGCCTTGCCGACATCTTCGACGCCCTCACAGCCGAGGAGCAGGAGACGCTGGGCGGCTATCTGGACCGCGTGAACAGCGCGCTACAGGAACGACTTGGCCTCGACGACGAGGACATCGAAAAATTCTCTGCCGAGGCGGGCGGCCGCAGAAAGCGACCGGGTGGTCGGCGCCGGGGAGCGGGACGTGGGCCAGGCCCGCGCGACTTCCGCGGCGGACGCGATCCGCGAGGCGGAGGCTTCGGCCGCTTCAATCGCGGGCGTCGCAAGGCCGAAGGCCACTGCGAGCACTAG
- a CDS encoding dTDP-4-dehydrorhamnose 3,5-epimerase family protein, translating into MAQQIIEGVEIKRLVTHADERGALTELIRRDDPFFEGFGQCYVSVSYPGVIRGWHYHKKQTDYFTCVSGMIKVPLYDLREDSPTYGVVNEFFMGDDNRIVVKIPIGVLHGFKNVGVTPCYLINFPTQPYDPADPDEYRIPYDSPDIPYSWDLTFT; encoded by the coding sequence ATGGCTCAACAGATAATTGAGGGCGTCGAGATCAAGCGCCTCGTCACGCACGCTGACGAGCGCGGTGCATTGACCGAGCTGATCCGGCGTGACGACCCGTTCTTTGAAGGCTTCGGCCAGTGCTATGTCTCGGTGTCTTATCCGGGCGTCATTCGCGGCTGGCATTACCACAAGAAGCAGACCGACTATTTCACCTGCGTCAGCGGCATGATCAAAGTTCCGCTCTATGACCTTCGGGAAGATTCGCCGACCTACGGCGTCGTCAACGAGTTCTTCATGGGCGACGACAATCGCATCGTCGTAAAGATCCCGATTGGTGTGCTGCACGGCTTCAAAAACGTGGGAGTCACACCCTGCTATCTGATCAACTTTCCGACGCAACCGTACGATCCTGCTGATCCGGACGAGTATCGCATTCCGTACGATTCTCCGGACATTCCGTATTCGTGGGATTTGACGTTCACTTAG
- a CDS encoding methyltransferase domain-containing protein, whose translation MSEMVDAYLRFAEFYDLEYDQHRDDLELYRHFAVEANGPVLELGCGSGRVLRALENLGLPLTGVDSSQAMLRLAEERLQPDTVLVHARIEDLQPECVPDAPYWMAFSAINTFLHLPDADAQLAALEAIRSVVIDGGLLLLDLMSPDPLYLAGIDGRVDLEYSGAMSDGRRLDKWVTRTHDLERQTIHTTVLFDTTDPLTGTVSRVTDAYDTRYIHRWELEHLLARAGWQLIAVYGSYDLEPYRSDSERMIALATWNNGPLSPARKD comes from the coding sequence ATGTCCGAGATGGTCGATGCGTACCTGCGGTTCGCGGAATTCTACGATCTTGAATACGATCAGCACCGGGACGACCTTGAACTCTACCGCCATTTCGCGGTAGAGGCGAATGGACCGGTGCTGGAGCTCGGCTGCGGAAGCGGCCGAGTCTTGCGTGCGCTCGAAAATCTGGGCCTGCCACTTACTGGCGTCGACTCATCGCAGGCAATGCTGCGTCTCGCCGAGGAACGCTTGCAGCCCGACACAGTACTCGTCCACGCTCGCATCGAGGACCTGCAGCCCGAATGCGTGCCAGACGCGCCATACTGGATGGCGTTCTCCGCAATCAATACGTTCCTGCATCTGCCGGACGCCGATGCGCAACTTGCGGCTCTCGAAGCCATTCGCTCGGTCGTGATCGACGGAGGTCTGCTGCTGCTCGACCTGATGTCCCCCGACCCGCTCTACCTGGCAGGAATAGACGGGCGCGTCGATCTTGAATACAGCGGCGCTATGTCGGATGGTCGACGACTGGACAAATGGGTGACGCGCACCCACGATCTGGAGCGCCAGACGATTCACACGACCGTGCTGTTTGACACAACTGACCCGCTGACAGGCACTGTCTCCAGAGTAACGGACGCGTACGACACGCGCTATATCCATCGTTGGGAACTTGAGCATCTTCTCGCCCGGGCGGGTTGGCAGCTCATCGCCGTTTACGGTTCGTATGACCTGGAGCCATATCGCTCCGATTCCGAGCGCATGATCGCGCTTGCGACCTGGAACAATGGACCGCTTTCGCCGGCCAGAAAGGACTGA
- a CDS encoding pyridoxal-phosphate dependent enzyme: MSIRPTLDDIRAAAARIEGVVVRTPLIPLHSYGKPSSIYLKPETLQPIGSFKLRTVFNAVAAKSEEERARGLSTTSAGNTAQALAWTARHFGTTARSLMPEHAPETKVRAMEAYGGTPVLVPSAEVFRFMTEEGWKDEPYTFIHPWREMAGSATIGLEIVEDMPEVERVYVPVGGGGLIGGVGSAIKALRPDIKVIGVEPEGCCAFTRSLEAGEPVSAPCQTICDGVAVPLVLPDVFEVLRSVVDETVLISDRDAKAAVKRLALRNKLVAEPAGGLAVAAALAAEADSSGRSICIISGGSINDDLLAEILTDASLD, from the coding sequence GTGAGCATCCGTCCGACACTGGACGATATCCGTGCAGCGGCCGCACGGATTGAAGGCGTGGTCGTCAGAACTCCGCTGATTCCGCTCCACTCGTATGGCAAGCCGTCCAGCATCTATCTGAAGCCGGAAACGCTGCAGCCAATTGGATCGTTCAAGCTCCGGACTGTTTTCAACGCCGTAGCGGCCAAGAGCGAAGAGGAGCGGGCGCGGGGACTCTCGACAACCAGCGCCGGCAACACAGCACAGGCGCTCGCCTGGACCGCGCGACACTTCGGCACGACCGCACGCAGCCTGATGCCCGAGCACGCGCCGGAAACAAAGGTGCGGGCGATGGAGGCGTACGGCGGCACGCCGGTCCTCGTGCCCAGCGCAGAAGTCTTTCGCTTCATGACCGAAGAGGGCTGGAAGGACGAGCCGTACACCTTCATTCACCCATGGCGCGAGATGGCCGGTTCGGCGACCATCGGTCTGGAGATTGTCGAGGACATGCCGGAGGTCGAGCGGGTATACGTCCCGGTCGGCGGCGGCGGGCTGATCGGCGGCGTTGGCTCGGCGATTAAAGCTCTGCGACCGGACATCAAAGTGATCGGCGTCGAGCCCGAAGGTTGCTGCGCGTTTACCCGCAGCCTCGAGGCTGGCGAACCGGTGTCAGCGCCGTGCCAGACGATTTGCGATGGCGTGGCGGTGCCGCTCGTCCTGCCGGACGTCTTCGAGGTGCTTCGCTCGGTTGTCGATGAAACGGTGCTCATTTCAGATCGCGACGCCAAGGCGGCGGTCAAGCGTCTGGCGCTGCGTAACAAGCTCGTTGCCGAACCGGCAGGCGGCCTCGCCGTCGCGGCTGCGCTGGCTGCCGAAGCGGACTCGTCCGGTCGAAGCATCTGCATCATCTCCGGCGGCAGCATCAACGATGACCTGCTCGCCGAGATCCTGACCGACGCCTCACTCGATTGA